The Weissella confusa DNA window GCTCATATCCTTTGAAGTCCAAATTGATATGACGCAATGCTGGTTCAGCGGCTTCTGGATACGTGAAAGAAACGTCTGTTAATTGTAGTTCGTCGTTTTCACGCCAACGTTGGCTAGATGCCTCATATGCATCCGTATCCGTAGCTACTGGTTGATCTAGCAAAGCCATAATATCAGCCAACGCATTTTTCCCGTTCAACGTGGCGTGGTAATCATTCGCAAAATTACGAATTGGCAAGAAGTATTCCGGTGCTAAGACCAAAATAGTCAACGCAGGTAATAGCGTCATCGTGCCATCCATTAATCCCAATCCTAAAAATAGCGCCACAACCGCAATCGAAAGTGTTGTAAAGAAGTCCAGCGCAAATGTTGAAAGAATAGCAATCTTCAAAGTACTCATGGTCGCTTTACGGTGGTCTTCTGATACTTCATAAATATTATTCGCGTATTGCTTTGACAAGCCTAATTGCTTCAAAGTCGTTAAGCCACGCAAAGAGTCAACGAAGTGATTTGAAAGGCGATTGAAAGTGGCATACTCCCGATCAGCTTTCGCCTGGGCAGCCATCCCCAAGACAATCATAAATAGCACGATAACTGGATAAATGAAGAACAGAAAGACGGCTTGCTCCCAGTTAATCATGGCAACATAAGCCAAAATCAACCAAGGTATAATACTCATGTCGAATAGCTTAACTAATACCAGCGTCAAATAATCATGAACCTGGTCAATCCCTTCTACTGCCAAAGTAACCGACTTCCCCGTTCCTTGGTTCGCGACCACGCGTGGTCCAAGCGCCGCGTACTTTTCTGTAAGTTGTGTCTGCAATGACGCCGTTGTGGCATCAGCAAATGGTGATAAGGCATACTGCTTGGCGACGCCCATCAACTGACGTATCAAGTACGCCCCCACAAAAATCAAGACCGGCGTCACAACGGCGCCTAACTTATGGCCTTGCCACAAGTCAGTAATCGCTACACTTAAAAAGCGTCCCTGGCCAATAATCGCCAAAGCCTGAATCAACGTCAGCACCGACAAGATTCCCAACGCTTTTCTAGCGCCAGGAAACTTAAATAATCTTTTATCTAACATAATGCCTTTTCTCCATCTAACTAATATGTATAAAGAGGACCAAGCACACACTTGATCCCCTCTGATTGTTTTATGTTAAGCTGCCTTCTTCACAACAATACGCTTGCGGAAGATATAGAAGCTCCAAATTTGATAAGCCAACACAATTGGCAAAGCCGTGAAGGCAATCATTGTCATCCACTTCAACGTGTATGGTGTTGAAGTCGCGTTCTTCAACAACAATGACATCGCTGGATTGTCCCCAACAATAACACGTGGGAACAATCCCGTGAATAGCAACAACACAACCGAAATGATTGTGAGTCCCAAAGCGATAAATGACCAAACATTCGAACGCTTCAAGCCGGTTACCCAAGCGATAACCGTCAACAAAACGATGACTGCTAGGAATGCCAACGTAATAAGTGGCTTCTTAGCAAAGAAATCTGTGAAGATAAACAACGTGATGGCAAACGCAACTTCACCAACCAACAAAACGGGGTACAAAACCTTTAATTGTGATTGGATACGGTCGTGCAAGTCACCTTCTTCAAGCTTCAAGCGTAGGTAATTTAATCCGTGGATGTATGACAACAACGCAACGGCGGCCCCACCAACAATTGAGAAAATGTTGAAGTAGTCAAAGAACGTTGCTGACATATCACCCGCCTTGTCCAATGGCATTCCTTGAACAACGTCTGTGAACAAAACACCGAATAGGAATGGCACAATCAAAGCTGCAACCGCTGAGATTGTCGTCCACAAATTGCGGTACTTTGCCGTACGCATTTGCTCACGGAACTCGAATGAGACACCTCGGTAAATCAAGCCAATCAGAATCGCAAATAGGATTAAGTAGAACCCTGAAAATAGTGATGCGTACCAGAATGGCATTGCCGCGAACATGGCACCACCAGCCGTAATCAACCAAACTTCATTACCATCCCAGTGAGGGCCGATTGATTCGATGAGGGCATCTTCTTCATGTTCATTCTTAGCCAAGCCCTTCAAGGCCATTCCAACTCCGAAGTCAAACCCTTCTAGGAAGAAGAATCCTGCAAACAAGATGGCAATCAATACGAACCATAAAATTTGAAATCCTGTCATGATTAAGCCTCCTTTCCTGCATCAAATGCTTCAGCTGAGAATGGATCAACATCCTGAGCTTCCGGCTTATCATCAACGCTATCTGGGCCGGCAATCATAACACGACGTGCCAACATGAACATCAAGCCACCTAGTGCAGCAAATGTTGCGAAGTACAAGATGTTAGACGTTAGCAATGAGGCGAATGACACGTTTGGTGACACGGCATCAGCAATCGTAAGCACACCATAAACGACCCATGGTGCACGACCAAGCTCCGTAATCAACCAACCGGCTGTTTGTGCCAAGAATGGTAGGAACATTGATAGACCGAAAATCCAAAGGGCCCAACGGTACTTCGTAATATCAAGCTTTGACTTCTTACGGACGGCCCACAAGGCAACAACTGCCAACAAACCAAACGCCCCAGCTGATACTGCCATGACACGGAAGGCATAGTAGATGGTGTTGTTTGGCAAGTAATAGTTCATATCATGACCAAACTTCACATCATACTTCTCGTGCAATTCCTTATTAATCTCTGTCCAACCCTTATTTTCACCAGTCAATGAGTGGTGCGCCAAGATAGACAACACATACGGAATGTCCAATGACCATTCCACTTCATGTGTCTTTGGGTTAGTGTATGCAACAACTGACCATGGCTCTTGCTTATCCTTGCCACCGACGTTTTCATCCAAACCTTCTGTTGCTGCAAACTTCATTGGTTGATCGTCTTGCAAGTATAGTGAGTGGCGATCACCAGTCAAACCAATACCTGCAGTTCCAATCAACGCTACCACTGCCGCAACCTTAATTGACTTCTTAAAGAAATCTAGGTTACTGTTTGGCTTACGTAGCAATGACCAAGCTGATACACCAATGACCACGAATGATCCAGTTAAGAATGTCCCAAAAATAACGTGCGGGAACTCCAACCACAATTGGTGGTTTTGTAGCAAGGCCGGGAAATCGACCAAAACGGCACGGTCGAACTTGTGATCAACCTTGAAACCAACTGGGTTTTGCATAAATGAGTTGGCTGCCAGAATCCACAAAGCTGAAAAAGCTGATCCTAGCGTCGTCAACCAAATGAAGACCAAGTGTAGTTTCTTGTTGAAGCGTTCCCAACCAAACATCCAAAGGCCCAAGAACGTTGATTCCATAAAGAACGCAACCAACGCCTCGACAGCCAAAGCTGGTCCGAAGATATCTCCAACATAACGTGAGTAACGTGACCAATTCATTCCAAATTGGAACTCCTGAATAATACCCGTAACAACTCCAACCGCAAAACTCAATAGGAAAATCTTTCCCCAGAACTTTGCCATACGCTTGTATTGGTCATCCTTTTTGACCACATACATCGTTTCCATGATGGCGACAACTAGTCCCAAACCAATTGACAATGGCACGAAGAAAAAGTGAAAAATCGTTGTCATTGCGAACTGAATTCGAGCTAGGTCCAAAATGGAAAGTCCTTCGATCAAGTTCATAAAACTTGCCTCCTACTGTCCCAAAAAATTATTTACTTTCCCAAGCTCTTAATAAGTGCTCACTTACTCTTTAATTGTACAGTTCTGGTCCGATTTATGCTACTGATATATTAGGACTTAATACTTTGTTCATAGTATCAACAAAAAAACTGGAACCGACATAAAGTCAGTTCCAGTTTTTCGGTCTACTATTTAATTTAAGCGCTTCAATACAGTCAATACTGGCATACCAATCAATGGTACCAAGATAGCTGATACAACGATTTCAACCAATCCATTCACACCAGCGACACCAAAAATCAACCAGTTAGCCAATCCTGATGTTGGAATACCCGTAAACGTTGTGTGCATCACTGAGAAACCAATCCAAGTTGAAAGCAAGACAAAGAACGTGTTCAAGAACGCTGATAGTCCGCCCAAGAAGACAATCCAACCCGTTTGTTGTGCAAGTGAACGATTGCGTACAACGTACCAGTAAATCAATCCAACGATTAGTCCAACCAGAATACGAGGCAACAATGCCGTGATTGGGTTACGGAAGATCATACCGCCGATACTTGGCACGTTTGACCATGCCATCCAAAGTGAGTAAGCACCCCAAACAAATCCAAGTAGTGCACCAACACGTGGTCCGAGAATCATAGCTCCGATTGCCACCGTTACACTAATGATTTGAACTTGAACCCCAACACCAGCTGCTGGCGTAATTGACAACAATCCCAACCAAGGAACGATTGATTGAACCAAAATAATTGCAATAAACAAAGCTGTAAGCACCAAACGACGCGTCTTGTTTTGTGAATTCATCATAATAAATATCCTCTTTTATTTCTGTGAGGTTATTATAACAAGGCACTAACTTTTAGTGCGTCAAAAAGGTAATCCGTGTATATTAATAGACGATACTGATATTTTGTCATAAACTAAGCGTAAATAACCACAGGAGGGCTAGACTATGTCTCAACTATTACTCGCTGTTCAACCATTGCGTGATGCCGACATTGCGCAACTAACCGAACTTGGCGTGACTGTTACAACACCAGACACAATTAGTGATGATGCTTTGGCTAACGTCACCATTAGCTATGGGTGGTCAGCCACCTTGGGACCAAAAATCCTAGCAACGCCTAATAACCAATTGAAGTGGATTCAAACGATGTCTGCTGGTGTCGACTATATGCCACTGAAGGAATTATCGGCACAAGGGATTCTCTTAACGAACGCCAGCGGTTTGAAGTCTGTGCCGATTGCACAATCTACCATTGGCTACATGATGCATTTTGCCCGTGGCCTAAACGTCTATCAAAACCGTAATCACTGGGAAGAATTCACTGATCAATACATGCTTTCTGAACTACCTACCGTGATTTTTGGAACAGGTCACATCGGCCAACAAATCGCGCGCTACTTATCAGCCTTTGACACACCAGTCTATGGCGTCAATACATCTGGGCGTCCCGTAGAGGGCTTTGACGCCACCTTTAGCATCGACGACTTGTCATCACTACCAGATGTCGCCGTCGTCATCAGCGTGCTACCAGGTACAGATGCAACCAAGCATTTCTTTAACGCAGAAACGTTTGCTCACTTCAAGAAGCTGTTTTTGTTTGTTAACGTTGGTCGTGGCTCTACCGTCGATCAAACTGCTTTGCTTGATGCGTTAGATAAGCAGGACATTCGCTATGCTGCTTTGGATGTGACAGAAGTAGAACCTATTCCAGATGATTCGCCACTCTGGCACCATGATAACTTGCTCTTGACTCAACACACGACTTGGGCAGAACATGAGTCATCAGGTCGTGCTGGTAACCTCTTCCCACTATTCATGAAGAACTTGCCTGACTTCTTAGCAGGTAAGCCGCTAACAACAAACTTCGTTGACGTCTCACGAGGTTACTAATCTAATGACTGAAAGGTGCTACCCGATGTAGTACCTTTTTTTCTTACACCAAAACGGCATATCCTCGCACATCTTCTTTCAATGTCGCGTCTTTTGAAAATTCAGCCGCAGCGTATGCCAATAATTGCGCTTCTTTCTTTTCATTGGATAACGCAAGTGCCTCCGCGCATTTCATCCGAAGCGTTTGCAAGGCCACCATCTCGTGATAATTTGTGGTTGTTGGTAGCAGTTGCAACGCTTCCGTTACCCGTTCTAACGCTTTGTCTGCAAAACCACTTA harbors:
- the cydD gene encoding thiol reductant ABC exporter subunit CydD, producing the protein MLDKRLFKFPGARKALGILSVLTLIQALAIIGQGRFLSVAITDLWQGHKLGAVVTPVLIFVGAYLIRQLMGVAKQYALSPFADATTASLQTQLTEKYAALGPRVVANQGTGKSVTLAVEGIDQVHDYLTLVLVKLFDMSIIPWLILAYVAMINWEQAVFLFFIYPVIVLFMIVLGMAAQAKADREYATFNRLSNHFVDSLRGLTTLKQLGLSKQYANNIYEVSEDHRKATMSTLKIAILSTFALDFFTTLSIAVVALFLGLGLMDGTMTLLPALTILVLAPEYFLPIRNFANDYHATLNGKNALADIMALLDQPVATDTDAYEASSQRWRENDELQLTDVSFTYPEAAEPALRHINLDFKGYERVALVGTSGSGKSTLLNLIGGFLNGEGDVSLNGQQLPHLQQRAWQEQIQVLPQQPYIFHDTLRRNLAFYAPEATDEKIHEAIETVGLSAWFEALPEGLDTIIGEGAMQTSGGQAQRIGLARIMLDDNRRVLLLDEPTAHLDIETEVRLKETMLPLFDKRLVIFATHRLHWLTEMDLIIVMRDGQIVEQGTLPELMANKGYFVELQAAMRGATHE
- the cydB gene encoding cytochrome d ubiquinol oxidase subunit II — encoded protein: MTGFQILWFVLIAILFAGFFFLEGFDFGVGMALKGLAKNEHEEDALIESIGPHWDGNEVWLITAGGAMFAAMPFWYASLFSGFYLILFAILIGLIYRGVSFEFREQMRTAKYRNLWTTISAVAALIVPFLFGVLFTDVVQGMPLDKAGDMSATFFDYFNIFSIVGGAAVALLSYIHGLNYLRLKLEEGDLHDRIQSQLKVLYPVLLVGEVAFAITLFIFTDFFAKKPLITLAFLAVIVLLTVIAWVTGLKRSNVWSFIALGLTIISVVLLLFTGLFPRVIVGDNPAMSLLLKNATSTPYTLKWMTMIAFTALPIVLAYQIWSFYIFRKRIVVKKAA
- a CDS encoding cytochrome ubiquinol oxidase subunit I, translated to MNLIEGLSILDLARIQFAMTTIFHFFFVPLSIGLGLVVAIMETMYVVKKDDQYKRMAKFWGKIFLLSFAVGVVTGIIQEFQFGMNWSRYSRYVGDIFGPALAVEALVAFFMESTFLGLWMFGWERFNKKLHLVFIWLTTLGSAFSALWILAANSFMQNPVGFKVDHKFDRAVLVDFPALLQNHQLWLEFPHVIFGTFLTGSFVVIGVSAWSLLRKPNSNLDFFKKSIKVAAVVALIGTAGIGLTGDRHSLYLQDDQPMKFAATEGLDENVGGKDKQEPWSVVAYTNPKTHEVEWSLDIPYVLSILAHHSLTGENKGWTEINKELHEKYDVKFGHDMNYYLPNNTIYYAFRVMAVSAGAFGLLAVVALWAVRKKSKLDITKYRWALWIFGLSMFLPFLAQTAGWLITELGRAPWVVYGVLTIADAVSPNVSFASLLTSNILYFATFAALGGLMFMLARRVMIAGPDSVDDKPEAQDVDPFSAEAFDAGKEA
- a CDS encoding ECF transporter S component, producing MMNSQNKTRRLVLTALFIAIILVQSIVPWLGLLSITPAAGVGVQVQIISVTVAIGAMILGPRVGALLGFVWGAYSLWMAWSNVPSIGGMIFRNPITALLPRILVGLIVGLIYWYVVRNRSLAQQTGWIVFLGGLSAFLNTFFVLLSTWIGFSVMHTTFTGIPTSGLANWLIFGVAGVNGLVEIVVSAILVPLIGMPVLTVLKRLN
- a CDS encoding NAD(P)-dependent oxidoreductase, encoding MSQLLLAVQPLRDADIAQLTELGVTVTTPDTISDDALANVTISYGWSATLGPKILATPNNQLKWIQTMSAGVDYMPLKELSAQGILLTNASGLKSVPIAQSTIGYMMHFARGLNVYQNRNHWEEFTDQYMLSELPTVIFGTGHIGQQIARYLSAFDTPVYGVNTSGRPVEGFDATFSIDDLSSLPDVAVVISVLPGTDATKHFFNAETFAHFKKLFLFVNVGRGSTVDQTALLDALDKQDIRYAALDVTEVEPIPDDSPLWHHDNLLLTQHTTWAEHESSGRAGNLFPLFMKNLPDFLAGKPLTTNFVDVSRGY